A region of Gammaproteobacteria bacterium DNA encodes the following proteins:
- the hxpB gene encoding hexitol phosphatase HxpB — MTKNTVIFDMDGVLIDSEPFWRQAQIAELAKYNVTVTADDCIKHTMGRKLEEIAHIWCQRFELSIEPRELQLNIMHSVIALIKEQGTAMPGLNNLLKFLKNNNFNIALATSSSLPVIEAVLARLSVTEYFQVICSGDNEQYGKPHPGVYLSAVKQLQVTRQQCVIIEDSVTGMISAKAAAITTYVMPEDINDPKFSIADGIFSSLEKIEHYLASKQS; from the coding sequence ATGACTAAAAATACCGTTATTTTTGATATGGATGGAGTCTTGATCGACTCTGAACCATTTTGGCGTCAGGCCCAAATCGCAGAGCTTGCTAAGTACAATGTGACAGTAACTGCTGATGACTGCATTAAACATACGATGGGCCGCAAACTGGAAGAAATTGCTCATATTTGGTGCCAACGCTTTGAGCTATCGATCGAGCCGCGCGAATTACAGCTTAATATTATGCACTCAGTCATTGCTTTAATCAAAGAGCAAGGCACGGCGATGCCGGGTTTGAATAATTTACTTAAGTTTTTAAAAAATAATAATTTTAATATTGCGCTTGCGACATCGTCTAGTCTGCCGGTTATTGAAGCGGTATTAGCGCGTCTGTCGGTCACAGAGTATTTTCAGGTGATATGCAGTGGTGATAATGAACAGTACGGCAAACCTCATCCCGGCGTTTATTTAAGTGCCGTTAAGCAGTTGCAAGTGACTCGGCAGCAGTGCGTGATTATTGAAGATAGCGTGACTGGCATGATTTCGGCAAAAGCGGCGGCGATAACGACCTACGTGATGCCAGAAGATATTAACGATCCTAAATTTAGCATCGCCGATGGTATTTTTAGTTCGCTAGAAAAAATTGAGCATTACTTGGCTAGCAAGCAATCTTAA
- a CDS encoding ABC transporter permease — protein sequence MKKGFALLAEHSTVVVFVAMMIAGYFLSDKFYSVTNITNVLRQSVPLGIVSLGMLYVILTGGIDLSVGSIMALVSVVVALMIPEYGLWIAIFAGMVVATLVGSCAGGLVSYFKIAPFIATLAMMTIARGLALIVSKGQPIFVDDVAFVDFGTGYFMGLPLPVYVFLGFSMLAHFVYKKTAFGRLVISIGSNETATRFAGIPVERFKFAVYALSGMACGVAGVIAATRTGVGSPVLALSFELDAIAAVVVGGASLAGGRGTVFKTVIGVLILSVISNIMNLMNISGYLQQVVKGVIIVLAVVLESFKSKH from the coding sequence ATGAAAAAGGGCTTCGCTCTGCTTGCTGAGCATTCAACCGTGGTGGTGTTTGTTGCCATGATGATCGCCGGATATTTTTTATCTGACAAATTTTATTCTGTAACTAATATTACCAATGTATTGCGCCAAAGCGTGCCGCTTGGCATTGTATCTTTGGGTATGTTGTATGTCATTTTAACCGGTGGTATTGATTTATCCGTTGGCTCGATCATGGCCTTAGTGTCTGTGGTCGTTGCATTGATGATCCCTGAATATGGTTTATGGATTGCGATATTTGCAGGGATGGTGGTCGCTACCTTGGTTGGTTCTTGTGCCGGTGGTTTGGTCTCGTATTTTAAAATTGCGCCGTTTATTGCTACTTTAGCCATGATGACAATTGCGCGTGGCTTGGCGTTAATTGTGTCTAAAGGCCAACCAATTTTTGTTGACGACGTCGCGTTTGTTGACTTTGGTACCGGGTATTTTATGGGCTTACCTTTACCTGTTTATGTGTTTTTGGGCTTTTCAATGCTCGCTCATTTTGTTTACAAAAAGACAGCATTTGGTCGCTTGGTTATCTCGATTGGTTCTAATGAAACCGCTACCCGTTTTGCCGGTATTCCGGTTGAGCGTTTTAAGTTTGCAGTATATGCCCTAAGCGGCATGGCATGTGGAGTAGCTGGGGTGATTGCAGCAACTCGAACTGGTGTTGGGTCTCCGGTGTTAGCATTATCATTTGAACTAGACGCGATTGCCGCTGTTGTGGTCGGCGGGGCGAGTTTGGCCGGCGGACGGGGCACGGTATTTAAGACGGTTATCGGCGTTTTAATTTTAAGTGTTATTTCAAACATTATGAATTTAATGAATATTTCTGGTTACCTGCAACAAGTGGTTAAAGGTGTGATTATTGTGTTGGCCGTAGTGCTAGAAAGTTTTAAATCAAAACATTAA